CGGGTGAATCCCGGCATTGACATCCTGCGCCTTTCGGCCCGCACCGGCGAGGGGATGCAGGCCTGGATCGACTGGCTGCGCGCCGGTCTGGCGACAAAGGCCTGAGCCATGCCCACTCCGCGCCCCTTTGTCCTGCTGGTGGATGACGAGCCGCATTCGCTTTCGGCGATGCGCATGGCGCTTGAGGATGAGTTTGAAATCCTGACCGCCCCGGATGCCGCCGCCGCCGCCCGGATGATGGAAGAGGAATGGGTGCAGGTGGTGGTCTGCGACCAGCGGATGCCCGGCCAGACCGGGGTGGAGTTCCTGACCGGGCTGCGCGAGCGCTGGCCGGAAACGGTGCGGCTTCTGATAACCGGCTATACCGATCCCTCGGCCATCGTCGATGCGATCAATCTTGCCGGCATCCATCAGTTCATCGCCAAGCCCTGGCATCCCGACCAGTTGCTGATGGCGGTGCGCAATGCGGCGCAGCTTTTCCATCTTGCGCGCGAGAATGAGCGTCTGGCGCTGGAGATGCGCCGGCTTGCCTCGACCTCCGAAACCCGGCTGGAAAAGCGCCGGCGGGCGCTGCGTCAGGGGCAGGGCTTCGACAGCGTGCTGCGTGCGCCCAACTCGCCCATGAACGCCACGGTTGATGCGGCGCGGCATTATGCGGCCTTCGATGTGCCGGTGCTGCTGACGGGCGAGCAGGGCACCGGCAAGGAACAGCTTGCGCAGGCGATGCATCTGGCCTCGCTGAGGGCGGACCGGCCCTTTTACGCGCTGGATCTGACCGGAATGCCCGATGAGCTGGTCATGGTCGAGCTGCTGGGCGCGCGGCGCGGGGCGGTGGCCGGGGGAACCAGCCGGATCGGCCTGATTCAAAAGGCGGATCGCGGGACGCTGTATCTGTCGGGGATCGAGACCATCACGCCCGAATTGCAGCTTGTGCTTTTGCGCATCCTGTCCGGGCGCGGCTTCACGCCGGTCGGCGGGCAAGAGACGCTGACCAGCAATCTGCGCCTGATCGCCGGCGCCGGCACGGATTTGGCGGCTCTGGTGACCGAAGGGCGGT
This Paracoccus pantotrophus DNA region includes the following protein-coding sequences:
- a CDS encoding sigma-54-dependent transcriptional regulator, encoding MPTPRPFVLLVDDEPHSLSAMRMALEDEFEILTAPDAAAAARMMEEEWVQVVVCDQRMPGQTGVEFLTGLRERWPETVRLLITGYTDPSAIVDAINLAGIHQFIAKPWHPDQLLMAVRNAAQLFHLARENERLALEMRRLASTSETRLEKRRRALRQGQGFDSVLRAPNSPMNATVDAARHYAAFDVPVLLTGEQGTGKEQLAQAMHLASLRADRPFYALDLTGMPDELVMVELLGARRGAVAGGTSRIGLIQKADRGTLYLSGIETITPELQLVLLRILSGRGFTPVGGQETLTSNLRLIAGAGTDLAALVTEGRFRADLYYALAVAEIAVPPLRARRGDIAMLAQHMLAELAARHGKLVHGFDGPALEFLESYDWPGNLRELSNEITRMLILAQDSVLGADLISRPILQGPPGEDGAGRLTQAVLAGAGSLKERVELIEMRILRETLTRHRWNKSRAAAELGVSRVGLRAKLDRYGVKDPAERQATPEEEE